AAGATCAGTATTCGGCCAGCAAGCGGCCCAGTCCGTCGATCTTGTCATCGATGCCGCAGGCGCGCAGGGCGTGCCAATAGGTCGCCGTGTTGATGGCGATGACCGGCTTGGCCAGCTTGGCTTCGTATTCCGCCGCAAGGTCGACCATCGACAGATTGGTGCCGACCTGCACGATGGCGTCGACATCATCGCCATCGAGTTCGGCAATCACGTCACGCAGACGATCGGGCGTGACCTTGGCGATATCGGTCCAGCGCTTGCATTCCAGCGGAACGTCGCGCTTTACGGTGAAGCCCGATTCTTCAAGGAAGTTGCGCACTTCGGCGTTGGCGACCGGGTAATAGGGCGAAACGAAGCTGACGGTCTTGACGTTGCCGTATGCCTTCAATGCCGCAGCCACGGATTCTGCGCCGGTCGATGCGCCGACACCGGCAACCTCTTCGACCTGAGCCTTCCATTTGCGGCTGCCTTCGACGCCGCCGTAAAAGGTGATGGCCGACATGCCGAGCACGAGGTAATCGGGCTTGCATGTCATCACCGAACGAACCGCATCCAGCGTGTTTTCGGCAATGGCGGTAGTGCCTGCGATGAAATCCTCGTTCGACAGGGCGAGCGGGTCTTCGACATAGATGCGCGAGAAATGGTTGGTCACGCCATGTGGGCGCATCCGTTCCATGTCCGGCTGGACCACGGTGTTGGTGGATGGGGCAATGACACCCAGCAGCTTGCGCCAACCGAGAACGTCAACCATTGCAAATCTCCTGTTGCGCGGGTGTCTTGGCCCCGCGCGGGGTTGAACAGATTTCTCCCCGGCCCGCTCAGAGTCGGTGACTGCTGGGTCGCTGACTGCTGGCGGGCGCTTTTGTGGCTGTTCAGGTAGTTCTGGTCAGGTAATCGCAGCCGCTTCTTCAAGGCTTTGATACATCGCCTGGCGCAGCATATAGGCGCGGCGGCGGGTATCGTCCTGCTTGATTTCCAGCATGGCATCACGGCGACGCTGGTGGGCGTCATCCTGCCCGCCCTTAATCATCGCCATGTTTTCCTTGGTCTGCGTCTGGGTGAAGCTGTGCGTCACCGTGCGGCGCTGACGATCGTAAAGCGCAAGGCCTTCGTCATTGCTGACTTGGCCCTTCAAGATCGGCAGCAGCTTTTCGAACAGATTGAAGGCATCGTGGATGCCCGAGTTCATGCCGAAGCCGCCGAGCGGATTGTTGAGGTGCGAAGCATCGCCCGCCAGCAGCACACGCCCTTCGCGGAACGATTTGGCCACGCGCTGATGGACGCGGTAAAGCGTGCGGTGCTGCGTCACCACATCTGCGCCATTGCCGATAAGCCGGTCAAAGATGGCGTTCTTGGTGGCATCGGAACGCAGCACATCATCGCTTTGCGTGCCATCGGTGGGCACGAGAATGCGCCAGAGCGAAGGCACGCGCAGCAGCACCAGCCATTCTTCCGGGTCGGAAACATAGTTCACCAGCGCCAGATTGGGCAGGTGATCGGCCAGTTCCAGTTCGGTGGACAGGCACAGGAAGCGTTCGGGATAGGTGAAGCCGTCAAACTCCACGCCCAGCCACTTGCGCACGATGGAATTGGCCCCGTCGGCACCGATCAGGTAATCGGCGCGCAGCCGTTCGATCCCGACCATCGTTTCGATGGCAATGTCTACGCCCGCGCCATCATCATTGAAGGTCAGCAGGCGGCTGGAAAAGCGCACCTTGGCGTTGGGATATTGTGCCAGACCTTCAGCCAGCGCGCGCGACAGGTGATACTGTTCGCACTGGATACGGAAAGGATAACGGGTGACGTCGGCAATTTCGGCAAGGTCGAAATCGATCACTTCGCCCGACTGACGATCGCGCCAGTGATAGACCGGGGCCTTCAGACCCTTTTCCAGAAGCATCGGGGTGATGCCGATCTGGTCAAGCATTTCGAGCGTCGGCGGATGGAACGTGGAGGCGCGCAAATCCTGCGCGCAATCTTCGCCCGTCTCGATAACCACTACGTCGATGCCCGCCTGGGCCAGAAGCGTCGCCAGAACCGTGCCTACTGGTCCTGCCCCCGCGATCGCTACCTGACACCGTCCAACTGCTGTCATTCGAGCAGACTCCCAATGAGAATTCGAAGTCTGGTATGAACGTCAGTTTGCAGGGCTGCGGAATTGAAGGCGGAAATATCCGACTTGCGGTGATTGGCCGACTTGCAGTGATCGAGGCGCAGCTATTCTTCCGTCGGCTCGGTCCGGCTTACAGTTGGCAAATACATCCATTGCAAACCTGATGGCTTGGGAAGCCCTTGCCGCTGTGACCAATTTCTCTTGCCGCGCAATAAATCTCGCTCTCGTACGTTAAACGAGGGACCGGGGGCGGGGCTACGGCGGTTGCGGTTCTGACCGGTCGTGGAGTTTGCAAAGGCCATGCCCTCCACATTCTACGCAGCGCCGACACATTCCGTCTGGGCCGGAGCGTCAGCTATCCGCCACTTCGCTCTGCAAACGGACTTTCCGGAAACGACGCCGTTTCGGACGTTAGACTAGTGGCGGAAAAGGCCTACCCGCCGTTAGTTCATTTTAGCACGGCGGCAGCTACTCCTTGAGCAGTTCATTCAAAAATGGCTCGGCTATGTCAGCGGGAACAGGCAGATGTTCAGTCGTTAGCACGCGCCACTTTTCGCCTGTAAACCTGAACAGCACTCCGCCCTTGGGGTCACGCGGAACGGGTATGCTCGTGGTGTCGCCGGTCCAATGAATGACACCATCATCGAAATCGGTTGCGGTGTCGGAAAGGGAAACCAAAATCTCGTCGGCCTGCCTTTTTTGGATTTTCAGCTCCATCACATGGAGCAGATCGAGCCGGTCGAGAGCAAAGTGCGGCGGAAACGCCGTGTTGTAAGAATTCTCAAGGTCAACCACAGATGGATAGCGAATACCTATCCTACCATCTTCCAAGATCAAGTCTTTTACCTGCTCTTTAAAATATGACGTGAATATATCTGAGATGGCAGCGGTAGGTTTGTAATCCGTCGAAAAATCTTTAGGCACCTTTCTTGTGAACAGAGCGTCAAGATACGCATAAAACATAGTGTCTTTTTCGTCCAAGCGCTCCATGAACGCTTGATCTTCCTCCATATCGAACACTTTGTTTACTGGTAGCTGCTTCTTGCCAATCCATTGAGAGATGTACGCAACATCATCCGTCTGCACGTCACATTCAAGCAATGCGGTGATACGGCGAGAAGAGCAATACAGCATTGGCTGGCCGGGCGCATTGCATCGTTGAAAGCCGCTCACGCAGTCAGCGGAAGGCGCACAAAGCTCCGAGACATTCCGCAGTTTGTGCCTGGGATTCTTTCGCACACGAAAAAAGAGCTCATGGGATTTGGTTGGCCCAACCATGATGGGGACACCAGCAATCATCCGGCTAACGATTGCTTTGACAGTTTTGTAATCGGATTTGCTGAAATCTATCCGATTTAGCCTTCTTATCTGCTCCCTCATTTCAATTCTTGAGAGGCCAACTTTCTTCATCATCAAAAATTTCTCTGTATTTGCTCTTAACTAGAACCGGACATTGGCGATTTTTAGCCGATCGTCCATGCTGTGCGATCGCGTCGTTGCCTCTACCGCCAGCACCACTCTTGCGCAGCGGGTCGCCCAACCACCACTAGACGCACAACAGCGGCCTGACGGCTCCCACCCAACTACCGCCATTTAGGCAGATTTACCGCCGCCCCAGAAGCAGCCATTCATCTGCCCAGCAAAATACCCTAAAATCCCAAAATCCACTATCGTCGCCCCGTGTCAAGCACGGGGCGACGGTTGGTTTGTTCAACGGGTAGTCAGCGCTCCACAATAGCGGTCAGGCCTTCATCACGGGCACCGGCGTCTGCCCGGTTTCGTCCAGATAATAGGCTACCCATTTGTGGAAGAACTGGTTGCCCGGTTCGTTGCGGCCAAAGGTCTGGTGGGTCATCGCGCCCGATTCCAGCCCGTTCTGCACTTTCAGGCCAAGGAAATAGTCTTCCTCTTCCACCACATCGAAGAAGAAGTCGCACATCTGGTCAAGCGCGGCGAGGCCTTCGTCCGTGTCGGGTTTTACCGGGAAAATGTAGTTCATCACCGTGGTGTTCTGGTTGGCTTTCGGCCCCGGAAAAAGCTGCGCCAACTGTCCCATTTCGGGGGCGAGGAAAAAGCTCATGTTCGGAAAGAGCATGCGGATGAAATCATAGCCGTTGTTTTCCTGCCGCCCCCATTCGTCACGCGGCAGATCGTGCAGGCGGGTAATCGAATTTTGCGGAAAGCCCAGCCGGATATGCGGGCCGAAGCCTTCGTAATGGGCGCGGTTTGACGGGCTGCGCGTGGCGACGGTGTTGGTGTGCGCGGCCTGAAAGTGATAGCCTTCCAGATAGCCGTCATAAGCAACTTTCCAGTTGGCGCCCTGCATGGGTTTGCTCTTGTGGTAATACCACGTTTCAAGGCGCAGCGCGGCAAAGTCTTCATACATGCCGCCCATCCATTCGACTGCGTTGATCGGCATATCCGGCGTCAGGATCACGAAGATCAGGCCCGCCGCTTCATCGCAGGGCAGTTCGGTCAGGTTCAGGGTCGAGCGGTCGACATCGCCAAAGGTGCTGGCTTCGGCAATGCCCATAAGCTTGCCGTCGTTGGCATATGTCCAGCCGTGGTACTGGCAGGCAAAGGCCTTGCAGTTGCCCTTGCCCGTCTGGGCCAGATGCATGGCGCGGTGTTTGCACACATTAAGGAACGCGCGCGCCCGGCCATCGCGCCCGCGCGTTATCAGCACGGGCAGGCCCATGACCTCCATCGCCTTGTAATCGTTGGGCTGCGGCAGTTCGATGGTCAGCGCCAGCATGAGCGGCAGACGCTTGAAGATGCGCGCGATTTCCTGGTCGAAGCGATCCTGATCGAGATAATCGGCCACGGGCACGCGCATGGTGGCGCTGGCCTGATCGGTGGTCCTGCTTTCGACGAAGTGGAGCATGCGCTGCGCCGCATCGGCGTATTTATCGTAGAGTTCGGTCATCTTGGCGCCCTCACGTGTTCAGATAATAATCCAGCGTCTGGTGGATGTGGCGGATGCGCACTTCCTGATAGTCGGCCAGTTCAACCGACTGATTTTTCGACGCTTTCAGCCCTTCGTGGCACAGCTCCATATTCTCGCTGTCCTGATCCAGCACGGCGCCCAGCACGCCAAGTTCGGGAGCATCGGCCCAGATCTGATCGTCGGACAGCAGGTGCATGGGCACGCCTGCGGGGCGCAGTTGGCCCTGCGGCACGCGGGCGATCACGCGCACTTCCATCAGGCATTTGTCCTGATCGGGCCATGGCCGCCAGCGATAGACGATGTTGGGCATGAACCCGCCCCACGGCGCGAAGTTGGGGAAGACGTTGTAAACCAGCGCGTCGAGCAGTTCGCTTTCCGAAACGCCCGAATAATCCCCGCCAAACTGCTTTTCCGAAACTTCGCGCATCATATCGCCCAGCGCGGCGCGGGCGGTGCGGCCTTCGGGCACCTGAATGGCGTAGTTGTCCTTTTCCGCGTCGTAATTGTCGGCACTGCGACCATTGTATTTGCGGAATTCGTCGATGATGCGCTGTTGCGGCCAGTTTTCGGCCTGCGCCTGTGCCTCGATATGCGGGCTGATGACGCCGAACGGGGTGTAGTTGACGTTCACATGGCGGCCCAGCACATGATAGGCGGCATTGGCATCGCCGGTGAACGGCATAAGCTGCGGGTGCGTGACATAGGCGTGGTAGCTTTCCATGAAAGCTTCCATCGCGATCTTCCAGTTGGCGGGAATGACCTTGGCCACCCATGCCACGGTCACGCATTCTTCGTGTTTCCAGCGTTTGAAGTATTCCGGCAGCGGGGCAAGGTATTCCTCGATCGTCGGGCCTTCAGGGTTATCGCGCACGAAGATATAGCCGCCCCATTGCGCCAGCGTGGCCTGCGGCAATTGCATCTTCTGGTCAGTCAGGTGGGCAAAATCCCAGCGGCAGGGGATGTTGCGCAAGGAACCGTCGGGGTTCCATGAAAAGCCGTGGAACGGGCAGATGAACTGATCGGCGCTGCCGCTGTCGGTCTTCAGCTTGCGCCCGCGATGCAGGCAGACATTGTGGAACGCCCTGACGCTGCCATCGTCCTGCCGGACGATCAGATAGGACCGGCCTGCGTTGTCATAGGTGACGTAATCGCCCGGTTCGGGCAGGTCTTCCTCGCGCGCGGCGAATTGCCACACGTTGGGCCACATCTTTTCCACTTCGGCGCGGAAGAATTCGGCGCTGTAATAGCGCGCGGCGTCGATGGGATCGGAGCCAAGATATTCGTAGCGGTCTTCGGCCACGAAGGCGGGCGGCTGCACATCGTCGGCCCGCAGGATGTCTTCCCAGCCGGGGCCGGGGCAGCGCGGGCGGGCGAACGCGCCGGGATCACGATCAGCCATGTCTTTCCTCTTCCGTTTCTATGTCGGATGGGAAAATGTCATGCGTGCTGGCCGCGGCGTTTGATCGAGGTCAAGAATCGCCGGCGTTGGCCCTATGGTTTTGGTTAGGAACTGGCCTTTTGGTGAAGAAAACAGGTGGGATTGCCGGTTTTATGCGACCCCCACCTGCACAGGAATGGCAAAATTGTGGGTGGCTCAAGCCGGGACGATCACGCCTTCGTCCTGCCGCCACACCGGCAGGATCTGTTCGTCGTCATAGATTTCCATGATTTCGAAGACGTTGTCGAAGAAATCGCGGCAATAGGTGGCGGCATAGCCGTGTTTGCGTCCAGCGGCATCGGTGGTGATACCGGCCATGGCAGGCGGGGTGTGGACGCGGATGCCAGCGTCCAGCAGGCGCTGATAGCAGGACTGGATATCTTCCACCTGCACCGCGAAATGGGTGTAGCCATAGCGGTTGACGCCCCGGTCCGGATCTTGCGGTTCGGACCGGGGGGCAAGATATTCGAACACTTCGATGCAGGCATTGCCCAGCTTGCACATGAACTGCCGCGCGGCGCTGCCTTTAAGGCCGACAACATCGTCGATGAACGGATTGTCCCGCCATTCGAGCGGCGGTCCCACCTCGACCGCGCCCAGCAGATCGAGGTAGAACGTGCGCGCCTTGTCGAGATCGGGGACGGATACCCCGATGTGCTGGATACCCCTGGCCCCGATGCTCATTGTATCAGCTCCTTAGAACTGGACCCGCTTGGTGTAACCGCCATCGACCACCAGATTGGTGCCAGTGGTATAGGACGAGGCCGGGCTAGCGAGGAACACCACCGCCTTGGCCACGTCATCCGGCGCGCCGAAACGGCCAAGGGCAAAACCGGATTCGACCGACTGATAGAGTTCGGGCACCGCGCCTTCGATCATTTCCCAGTTGCCGCCAGCAAACTTGATCGGACCGGGCGACACGGCGTTGACGCGGATGCCTTTGGGGCCGAGCGCCTGCGAAAGCTGGCCTGCATAGACGATCAGCGCACCCTTCAGCGCATTGTAGCCCTGCGGCACGATGAAGGTTTCAAGCCCTGCGGTGGACGAAAGGATGACCACCGAACCATCGTCCGATGCTTCAAGGAACGGCTCAAGCACTTCGACGCCGATCACCGAACCCATGATGTCGTGGTCCAGACCCTTCTGCCAGTCACCGGTCTGGCCCGAACCCGACGTGGAGATCATGGGAATGAAGATGTCGCAACCGCCAAGATCAGCAGCAGCCTGCGACAGCCATGCACGATAGGCGTCCGGGCCTGCATCCATATCGAAGGCCGAACCGAAAACCTTGTTCCCGTGCTTTTCAAGCGAAGCTGCGGTTTCGGCCACCTGATCGGCATTGCGCGAGCAGAACGCCACATCCGCGCCTTCGGCGGCAAGGATTTCCACCGTTGCGCGGCCAATGCCACGACTGCCGCCGGTCAGGATGACCTTCTTGCCTTTGAGTCCCAGATCCATGGCCTTGCTCCTCTAAAATCCCGAAAGAATCTTTCCCAGCATCCTTGAAGGGGCGGGCATAGCCAAGCCACTCCCCTTTTGAACAGGAAATGGCTTTGGTCGCATGGTGGTAGCCCTTGCGCAAACAGGTTTGAGGAGCCGGATAGTGGGACGTTTGGAAGGCAAGACCGCAATCGTGCTGGGCGCAAGCAGCGAAGGGAATATGGGGCAGGTCATCGCGCGCCGGTTCATGGACGAAGGCGCGCAAGTGCTGGTATCAGGACGCAAAGCGGACGTGCTGGAAAAGTTTGCGGCCGAAAACGGTTGCCACTGGACAACCTGCGATCTGACCGATGAAGCCAGCGTCAATGCCCTGGCCGATACCGCAGCCCAGAAGCTGGGCGGCATCGACATTGCCCTGAACGCGACCGGATGGGGCCTGTTGAAAGGATTCCTTGATGTCACGCGCGAGGAACTGGACGCGATGGCGGCGCTGCAACTTGTCGGGCCGCACCAGTTCTTTCAGGCGATGGTGCGCAAGATGGCGCGGTCGCTGGGCGGGCGCGGCGGGTCGATCCTGACGATCAGTTCGGCAACCGCACAGATCATGCTGAACGACCACGCCATCTATATGGGCACCAAGGCGGGGACCGATCACATCATCCGCTGCATCGCGCACGAATTCGGGCACGAGGGCATCCGCGCCAATTCGATTTCGCCGGGCCTCACCGACACCCCGATGACCGCCGATGCAGGACAAGTGCCCGGCCTGTTCGAAGCCTTCCGCGCCGGTTACCCGCTGGGCCGCTGGGGCACGTCGGACGACATTGCTGCGGCCGCCGTGTTCCTGGCCAGCGACGAATGCTTCATGACCGGCGAAAACCTGCAGGTGAACGGCGGACTGACCCTGCGCCGCAATCCCACGCGCGATGAAATCAACGCAAGCGTGGCGAAGGCGATGGCAGAGGGTTGAGGTCAGCCCTTCTGCAGCAAGGGGCGCAGCAACAGGTCGATATAGCGCGAAAGTTCGGGTTCGCAGGTGGGGTCGTATCCCGCAATGCCTGCGAAATAATCGCGCGTCCCGAACGCCAGCAGCGCCCCGCCCAGCAGGTTCATGTAGGCCGCAGCCGCGCTTGCGCCCGATAGCAGGCCTTCGCTTTCCAGTGCGGTAAAAAGCGGGTGGAGGATTTCCCATACCGGAACGCCAAAGCTTTGCGCCACCCAGTCGTGCCGCTCGCCAGACACCGAGAACTCCTGCAGCATAAGGCGGGTGAGTTGCGGATTGGCGGCGAAGGTCTTCAGCAGCGTGGCGAGCAGGCCCGGCAGGATTTCGCGCGCAGGCTGGCCGTCAAGACCGTGCAGCCCGTCGCGCAATACCCTTTCACCTTGCTGTGCAAAGGCTTCGACCACAGCCTGCCAGAGCATCCGCTTGGTCGGAAAGTAATAGGCCAGATGCCCCGGTTCGATCCCGGCAGCGGCAGCAATCCGGCGGGTACTGGCCCCTTCATATCCTTCTTCGGCAAAGACATGCAGCGCCGCTTCCAGGATGGCTTCGCGGTTGGCGGTGGGGGCATAGCGTGCGGGTTTGGCTGACATCAGCTTGCGATGCCATCGATTTGGGCAATTGACAAACATCTTTGGCAAATGCCAAACACCGGGTAACAAGCATCCGGGAGAACACCATGCATCCGCTCAAGACCCGTCAGCCCTATCCCCGCAATCAGTGGTGGGCGGCTGCCTATGCGTCGGAAGTGGGCCGTCAGTTGCTGGGCCGCACGATATTGGGTGATCGGATAATCCTGTACCGGACTGAAAGCGGAGAAGCGGTTGCGCTTTCGGGCCTGTGCCCGCACCGCGCCTTTCCGCTGGAAAAAGGGTGCCTTGCCGGTGATCGCGTGCGCTGCGGCTATCACGGGTTCACATTCTCCTCGACCGGCGCGCTGGAGGAAGTGCCAAGCCAGACTGCCATTCCGGCCAAGGCTGATCTGCGCCGCTTCCCGGTGGCGGAGCGCGGCGGCGTGGTGTGGATATGGACGGGGGCTGAAACGCTGGCCGACGAAACACTTCTGCCCGATATGGCCGCGCTTGGGCCGGCCAACCCGGACTGGGCCACCGAACAGCACATTCCGGCCACGATAGCCGCCCGCTACACCCTGCTGATCGACAACCTGCTTGACCTGAGCCACGCCAGCTTCATTCATGCAGACACCATCCCCGGCGGCGATTATGTCGCCAGTCTGCCGGTAGAACTGGTCGAAACACCAGCAAGCCTCAACGTGCGGCGCATTGGGCGGGGCCTGCCGTCAAACCCGTTCTTCAAACTGATGTTTCCGCACCATGAAGGCCCGCTGGATCAGGCGTTTGATGCAGAGTATTTTGGCCCACACCTGATCCGCACCGGCGGCGCGCTTTTCGATAGCGCGGGCGGTGCACGGCTTGGCACGCAGAACTATCTGCATATCATCACACCCGAAACGCCCGGTTCGCTGCACTATTTCGTCGTGACATCGCGCGATTTTGCGACCGGCAATCCGGCGCTGGGCCGGACCCATGTGGATATGGGCCTGCGTATCCAGCCGCAGGACAAGGCGGCGATCGAAGCCATCGAGCAAGTCCTGCAAGGCCTGAGCCACCCACCGCGAGAAGTTTCTGCCCGCTGCGACACGGGTGCGTTGAAGGTTCGCCACCGGCTGGAATCGCAAATACGTGCGGAAGAGCAGGCTGCCTGAGGTGTTTCGCGCCGGTCAGCCCTGGGTCAGGTCGCAGTCAGGCATCCAGCAGTTTGAGCATCTGGCAAAGGTCATGGCCGGTCATTTTCATGCCCAGTTCCTCAGTCAGCAGCATGGCCTGATAGAGATGGTGCCGCAGCATGGCGGTGCATTGGTCTTGCGACGATTGCACCATGTCTGCTGCAGAAGCGGTTTCGTATAGCAAGGCCGACATGCGCCGCTCCCACACCCGTTTTCCGTCCTTGATGGATGGAAATCATCGTTGGGAGAGAAAATCCTGCGCGGGCAGAATGTTCCCGCATTGCATGTTCTTGCATGGCTTACTGCAAAATCAACCGCCCAGCTTGCCTTTGATATCGGCACGCAACTGGTCCTTGCGCACTTTGCCGCTGGCGGTGCGGGGGAAATCTTGGACCAGTTCGAAGCGTTCGGGGATTTTCTGTTTGGCCATGCCCGATGCGCCGACGTGGGCGGCAAGGGCCACCGCGTCTGTATCGCCCGCAAGGATGACATAGGCGCAGACGCCTTCGCCCAGCCGGTCGTGCGGCATGGCGACGACGGCGGCTTCCTTTACCGCCGGGTGGGTGTGCAGCACGTCCTCGATTTCCTTGGCGGAGATATTCTCGCCACCCCGGATGATAAGGTCTTTCTTGCGCCCGGTGATGGTCACCGCGCCTTGGGCCGAGAGCACGCCAAGATCGCCTGTGCGGAAGAAGCCGTCCGCCGTGATCGCCTCGGCAGTCTGTTGGGCATCGGCGTAACCCATCATCATGGCCGGGCCGCGCGCCAGAATTTCGCCTTCCTGGCCCGCAGACAGCGGATTGTCTTCATGGTCAACGATGCGGACTTCGTAATCGACCACTTTGCCATCGGTGGTGGCGGCAAGCGTTTCGTCCTGCGGCCAGCCGAAAGTGACCAGCGGCACTTCGGATGCGCCGAACACGCGGAAAGCCTTGCAATTGTCGAACGCGGCATTGGCGGCGGGAATGAGGTCTGCCGGCACGGCTGCCCCGCCACAGGCAAAGAAGCGGAATGATGGCAGGCCAGTGCCGGCATCGCGCGCGGCAGCGGCCAGTTCCACCAGAAACGGCGTAGCAGCAACCGTGCCGACCAGATTGTGCTGCGCGATCAGCGCCATGGCATCGGCGGCGTTCCACGCCTCCATCAACACTGATCGGATACCGCAGATGAATGGCGCTTCAAGCCCGTTGGCATAGCCCGAAACGTGGGTGACGGGCGATGGCATCAACGTCGCTTCGCCTTCCATCAGGCCCCAGTGCTGCCCGCTGGTGGCGACGATGCGCTGCAAGGTGCAGTGGCTGTGCAGCACGCCCTTGGGCCGTCCGGTGGTGCCCGATGTGTAAAGCACCATCTTGACGCCCATCGGATCAACCGCAGGCGGATCGAATGCAAGGCCGCGCCCCTGTTCAACCAGCGCGGCAAAATCGTCTGGCCCATCGCCCCGCACGGTGAAGACATGCGCCAGATCGGGCAGCGATTGCTGGCAGCGGCGGGCCATGGCGGCGTAGTCCACCTTGCGGAAGACCTGCGGCACGAAGATGGCGGCGGCGTGGCAATCGCCCAGCATCATCGTCACTTCGGCATCGCGATAGATCGGCACGATGGGATTGACGACAAAGCCCGACAGCGCCGCAGACAGGTTTATCACCGCCGCTTCGCGCCAGTTCGGCACCTGAAACGCGATGACATCGCCCATGCGCAGCCCGCGTGCGTGCAGCGCGGCGGACAGCGCAGTGGCATCGGCCAGCACTTGCGCGAAAGTATATTGCCCCTCGCCATCGATGAAGCACACGAAATCGGGCGCGGCAGCGGCCCGTTCCTGCGCCAGATCGGCCAGCGTCTTGCGCTGCCATGCCTTACCTTTGGCAAAGGCAGCCTGGTGCGGGGCGGGAATCGGGAGCCAGTCCCACGGCTTTGCAATCCTCTCGTTCATGGCATCGCTTGTTCCAAGCACACCCCACCTCCGGCAATTGGCGAAAAGACGAGTAACCTGACCGCACAACCTAACCCCTGTCACAGCTTGGCCCTTGGGGCTGGGCAAGGCATGGTCAAACCTTGACCCGACCCAGCGGGCACGGAGAGGCACAAGTAGAATGAACCGCATCGAGCGCATCGGACACGTCGCGGAAATCATGCGCGATTATGTCGAGAACAAGCAGACCTTCCTGACTGACAGCACCAAGCGCGTGCCCGCGCGCAGCTATACCGACCCGGACCAGTGGAAAGCGGAGATGGAGCTGATCTTCAAGCGCGTCCCGCTTATGCTGGCATTCACCGCCGAATTGCCCAATGCGGGCGATTACAAGGCGATGGACGCGGTGGGCATGCCGGTGCTGATAAACCGCGACAAGGCGGGCAAAGTGCGCGCCTTCCTGAACGTGTGTTCGCACCGCGCCGCGCCGGTGGCCAGCGAAGGGCATGGCAATTGCCCGCGCTTTACCTGCAAGTATCATGGCTGGACCTATGGCCCGGACGGCAAGCTGATCGGCATTTCCGAAGCGAGCAAGTTTGGCGAAGTCCACAAATCCGAACTGGGCCTGCGCGAACTGCCATGTCAGGAAAAGGCCGGGATGATCTTCGTCGTGCT
The nucleotide sequence above comes from Novosphingobium sp. SL115. Encoded proteins:
- a CDS encoding TetR/AcrR family transcriptional regulator, producing the protein MSAKPARYAPTANREAILEAALHVFAEEGYEGASTRRIAAAAGIEPGHLAYYFPTKRMLWQAVVEAFAQQGERVLRDGLHGLDGQPAREILPGLLATLLKTFAANPQLTRLMLQEFSVSGERHDWVAQSFGVPVWEILHPLFTALESEGLLSGASAAAAYMNLLGGALLAFGTRDYFAGIAGYDPTCEPELSRYIDLLLRPLLQKG
- a CDS encoding SDR family oxidoreductase; this encodes MGRLEGKTAIVLGASSEGNMGQVIARRFMDEGAQVLVSGRKADVLEKFAAENGCHWTTCDLTDEASVNALADTAAQKLGGIDIALNATGWGLLKGFLDVTREELDAMAALQLVGPHQFFQAMVRKMARSLGGRGGSILTISSATAQIMLNDHAIYMGTKAGTDHIIRCIAHEFGHEGIRANSISPGLTDTPMTADAGQVPGLFEAFRAGYPLGRWGTSDDIAAAAVFLASDECFMTGENLQVNGGLTLRRNPTRDEINASVAKAMAEG
- a CDS encoding AMP-binding protein; its protein translation is MNERIAKPWDWLPIPAPHQAAFAKGKAWQRKTLADLAQERAAAAPDFVCFIDGEGQYTFAQVLADATALSAALHARGLRMGDVIAFQVPNWREAAVINLSAALSGFVVNPIVPIYRDAEVTMMLGDCHAAAIFVPQVFRKVDYAAMARRCQQSLPDLAHVFTVRGDGPDDFAALVEQGRGLAFDPPAVDPMGVKMVLYTSGTTGRPKGVLHSHCTLQRIVATSGQHWGLMEGEATLMPSPVTHVSGYANGLEAPFICGIRSVLMEAWNAADAMALIAQHNLVGTVAATPFLVELAAAARDAGTGLPSFRFFACGGAAVPADLIPAANAAFDNCKAFRVFGASEVPLVTFGWPQDETLAATTDGKVVDYEVRIVDHEDNPLSAGQEGEILARGPAMMMGYADAQQTAEAITADGFFRTGDLGVLSAQGAVTITGRKKDLIIRGGENISAKEIEDVLHTHPAVKEAAVVAMPHDRLGEGVCAYVILAGDTDAVALAAHVGASGMAKQKIPERFELVQDFPRTASGKVRKDQLRADIKGKLGG
- a CDS encoding aromatic ring-hydroxylating dioxygenase subunit alpha; amino-acid sequence: MHPLKTRQPYPRNQWWAAAYASEVGRQLLGRTILGDRIILYRTESGEAVALSGLCPHRAFPLEKGCLAGDRVRCGYHGFTFSSTGALEEVPSQTAIPAKADLRRFPVAERGGVVWIWTGAETLADETLLPDMAALGPANPDWATEQHIPATIAARYTLLIDNLLDLSHASFIHADTIPGGDYVASLPVELVETPASLNVRRIGRGLPSNPFFKLMFPHHEGPLDQAFDAEYFGPHLIRTGGALFDSAGGARLGTQNYLHIITPETPGSLHYFVVTSRDFATGNPALGRTHVDMGLRIQPQDKAAIEAIEQVLQGLSHPPREVSARCDTGALKVRHRLESQIRAEEQAA